A stretch of Triticum aestivum cultivar Chinese Spring chromosome 1D, IWGSC CS RefSeq v2.1, whole genome shotgun sequence DNA encodes these proteins:
- the LOC123179746 gene encoding 50S ribosomal protein L28, chloroplastic produces the protein MASMLCSYSVSMPAAARAPLLRSSASSYATSVGFATSQLAGLSLSLGLTSTAAVSLPAKNTIVARRICPFLEKKTNRANKVSFSNHKTKKQQFVNLQYKKLWWEAGKRYVKLRLSTKALKTIEKHGLDAVAKKAGIDLNKK, from the exons ATGGCGTCCATGCTCTGCTCCTACTCCGTCTCCATGCCCGCCGCCGCCAGGGCTCCGCTCCTCCGGTCCAGCGCTAGCTCCTACGCCACCTCGGTCGGGTTCGCCACCTCGCAGCTCGCCGGCCTCAGCCTCAGCCTCGGCCTCACCTCCACGGCCGCGGTCTCCCTCCCCGCCAAGAACACCATCGTCGCGC GCCGGATCTGCcccttcttggagaagaagacgaACCGGGCCAACAAGGTGTCCTTCTCCAACCACAAGACCAAGAAGCAGCAGTTTGTGAACCTGCAGTACAAGAAGCTGTGGTGGGAGGCCGGCAAGCGCTACGTCAAGCTCAGGCTCTCCACCAAGGCCCTCAAGACCATCGAGAAGCACGGCCTCGACGCCGTCGCCAAGAAGGCGGGGATCGACCTCAACAAGAAATGA
- the LOC123179749 gene encoding uncharacterized protein: MEAPPAPGVGAQTLALAVAAAAACSVEDKGAKRARKRSRYLDDYEIPTILNALHGDGDDDCIVAPPPPPAPRKGAASEGPALLLRLQAPDLLAALHRCAASPYDDEPLEGVDAGALLAFFALHREASASVSVPATHRAGKDTALVTTGQHRSNDAPAAARPNPCQAMAFGGGSAGNQQAGGIAIGHAAYAQAHHHIGAGPSNADAAALGGPGPSKRRNKKKVTFALGAPGASGAGCPAQPGAATHSSIIGSAGSTPNKPAKNKKAVNGQQHFSKPVALILQFAPGTAADQLPSKEQLHSTLRGFGPLIEPSTEITKKQARVVFQSSAAAEAAYSCVHTLGTFAAARLQYLRPPPPPPKIPLTDVRKNLERMIASLTGPSLLGKEDSAWSLAGEMQHLLVKVDRVLNAGGAGPSTSVAAHHH; encoded by the coding sequence ATGGAGGCCCCACCCGCGCCCGGCGTCGGGGCCCAAACCCTCGCGCTCGCCGTGGCCGCGGCCGCGGCCTGCAGCGTGGAGGACAAGGGGGCCAAGCGCGCGCGCAAGCGGAGCAGGTACCTCGACGACTACGAAATCCCCACCATCCTCAACGCCctccacggcgacggcgacgacgactgcATCGTCGCCCCGCCTCCACCTCCCGCTCCAAGAAAGGGGGCGGCGAGCGAGGGCCCGGCGCTGCTCCTCCGGCTCCAGGCGCCCGACCTGCTCGCCGCGCTCCACCGCTGCGCCGCATCTCCCTACGACGACGAGCCGCTCGAGGGCGTCGACGCCGGCGCGCTCCTCGCCTTCTTCGCCCTCCACAGGgaagcctccgcctccgtctccgtgcCCGCCACCCACCGCGCCGGCAAGGACACTGCCCTGGTTACCACGGGTCAGCATCGCTCTAATGATGCTCCTGCCGCCGCTCGCCCGAATCCATGCCAGGCCATGGCCTTCGGGGGCGGATCTGCCGGCAACCAACAGGCCGGTGGCATTGCCATTGGCCACGCCGCGTATGCGCAAGCCCACCACCACATTGGAGCTGGACCATCAAATGCAGATGCAGCCGCACTAGGGGGGCCTGGACCCAgcaagaggaggaacaagaagaaggtAACATTCGCACTGGGAGCGCCTGGTGCCTCCGGCGCCGGTTGCCCCGCCCAACCCGGTGCTGCTACCCACAGCAGCATCATCGGCAGCGCCGGTTCCACGCCCAACAAGCCGGCCAAGAACAAGAAAGCTGTCAACGGGCAGCAGCATTTCAGCAAGCCGGTGGCCCTCATCCTGCAATTCGCCCCGGGCACCGCCGCCGATCAGCTCCCTTCCAAGGAGCAGCTCCACTCCACACTCCGCGGCTTCGGCCCCCTGATCGAGCCCAGCACCGAGATCACCAAGAAGCAGGCGCGCGTCGTGTTCCAGAGCAGCGCCGCGGCCGAGGCTGCCTACAGCTGCGTGCACACGCTCGGCACCTTCGCCGCGGCGCGGCTGCAGTAcctgcgcccgccgccgccccctccaaaGATCCCGCTGACGGACGTCCGGAAGAACCTCGAGAGGATGATCGCGTCCCTCACCGGCCCCTCTCTGCTCGGCAAGGAGGACAGCGCGTGGAGCCTCGCCGGAGAGATGCAGCACCTTCTGGTCAAGGTCGACAGGGTGCTGAATGCCGGCGGGGCAGGGCCTTCCACCTCAGTTGCTGCTCATCACCATTGA
- the LOC123179747 gene encoding peroxisomal membrane protein PEX14 isoform X2, producing MDSNPPSPPPPQAGDGGGGEKQQLAFEAPPQPVREEYVQNAVKFLSHPKVRGSAVVYRRSFLQNKGLTADEIDEAFRRVPDPPPTTASPPTQTQTQAPAAAAPPQAYAQPAAGPIVVAAPQPRLTWYRAFVAAGLLLGFGASAAVFVKKLLLPRLKSWIRRVVAEGDEATELKAKIDEETREAVKASATAVSAIAQTNQELLASKDEEKKILVTLTQALDSQAKVLKSLSESLSHSRDSVNITREDRFSHYRPLEEHAPSAARNGPVNTPWRPPQQPNMYGAPNSDFGSGRPSFAPAPTEPTSGSYSRSYVEQTVQRGDNRSSGTKTQQALEMLQHAEQKLAYRSNAYLSEDGSYPQAQDNYAPSYHQNGKAPDFHAEEPRPLAYGGGVVERPPPQRQWVPPQPPGVAMPEAAAAIRQQKSLTKQSSSDTSEAAGEVQVNGAASSPSVAAVEVPVNGSAASDAGRSEIEEQQAEAV from the exons ATGGACTCCaatccgccgtcgccgccgccgccgcaag caggagacggcggcggcggcgagaagcAGCAGCTGGCTTTCGAGGCGCCGCCGCAGCCGGTGAGGGAGGAGTACGTGCAGAACGCCGTCAAGTTCCTCTCCCACCCCAAGGTCAGGGGCTCCGCCGTCGTCTACCGCCGCTCCTTCCTCCAGAACAAGGGCCTCACCGCCGACGAGATCGACGAGGCCTTCCGACGAGTCCCC GATCCGCCGCCCACCACCGCGTCCCCTCCCACCCAGACCCAGACCCAGGCCCCCGCCGCAGCCGCGCCTCCGCAAGCGTACGCGCAGCCAGCGGCGGGGCCTATCGTCGTCGCCGCGCCGCAGCCCAGGCTCACCTGGTACCGCGCCTTCGTCGCCGCCGGGCTGCTGCTCGGCTTCGGAGCCAGCGCCGCCGTCTTTGTCAAG AAGCTGCTCCTTCCTAGGCTCAAGTCATGGATCCGCAGGGTCGTCGCTGAGGGCGATGAGGCCACCGAGCTCAAGGCCAAGATCGACGAGGAGACCAGGGAGGCCGTCAAGGCCTCCGCGACGGCCGTTTCCGCCATCGCCCAGACCAACCAGGAGTTGCTCGCTTCAAAGGACGAAG AAAAGAAGATACTTGTGACTTTGACGCAGGCCCTGGATTCCCAAGCAAAGGTGTTGAAATCGCTGAGCGAGTCGTTGAGCCATAGCAGGGACTCCGTAAATATTACAAGGGAGGACAGGTTTTCGCACTACCGGCCATTGGAGGAGCATGCCCCCTCTGCCGCGAGGAATG GGCCTGTTAACACTCCATGGAGACCTCCTCAG CAACCTAATATGTATGGTGCCCCAAACAGTGACTTCGGCTCAG GGAGGCCTTCGTTCGCGCCAGCACCTACTGAACCTACCTCTGGATCATATTCAAGATCGTATGTCGAG CAGACAGTACAGCGAGGGGATAATAGGTCTTCTGGGACCAAG ACGCAGCAGGCATTGGAGATGCTGCAACACGCAGAGCAAAAGCTTGCTTATAGATCCAACGCCTACTTGAGCGAGGATGGATCGTACCCTCAAGCTCAGGACAACTATGCCCCCTCGTACCACCAGAACGGGAAGGCCCCTGATTTCCACGCAGAGGAGCCGAGGCCGCTGGCGTACGGCGGCGGTGTTGTGGAAAGGCCGCCGCCTCAGCGCCAGTGGGTCCCCCCTCAGCCCCCGGGTGTCGCCATGCCGGAAGCGGCGGCCGCCATCCGTCAACAGAAGTCCCTTACAAAGCAATCTTCAAGCGACACGTCCGAGGCTGCTGGTGAGGTGCAGGTGAACGGCGCCGCGAGCTCGCCTTCCGTCGCCGCCGTTGAGGTGCCGGTTAATGGGAGTGCCGCGAGTGATGCTGGACGCAGCGAGATCGAAGAGCAGCAGGCGGAAGCCGTCTAA
- the LOC123179747 gene encoding peroxisomal membrane protein PEX14 isoform X4, translated as MDSNPPSPPPPQGDGGGGEKQQLAFEAPPQPVREEYVQNAVKFLSHPKVRGSAVVYRRSFLQNKGLTADEIDEAFRRVPDPPPTTASPPTQTQTQAPAAAAPPQAYAQPAAGPIVVAAPQPRLTWYRAFVAAGLLLGFGASAAVFVKKLLLPRLKSWIRRVVAEGDEATELKAKIDEETREAVKASATAVSAIAQTNQELLASKDEEKKILVTLTQALDSQAKVLKSLSESLSHSRDSVNITREDRFSHYRPLEEHAPSAARNGPVNTPWRPPQQPNMYGAPNSDFGSGRPSFAPAPTEPTSGSYSRSYVEQTVQRGDNRSSGTKTQQALEMLQHAEQKLAYRSNAYLSEDGSYPQAQDNYAPSYHQNGKAPDFHAEEPRPLAYGGGVVERPPPQRQWVPPQPPGVAMPEAAAAIRQQKSLTKQSSSDTSEAAGEVQVNGAASSPSVAAVEVPVNGSAASDAGRSEIEEQQAEAV; from the exons ATGGACTCCaatccgccgtcgccgccgccgccgcaag gagacggcggcggcggcgagaagcAGCAGCTGGCTTTCGAGGCGCCGCCGCAGCCGGTGAGGGAGGAGTACGTGCAGAACGCCGTCAAGTTCCTCTCCCACCCCAAGGTCAGGGGCTCCGCCGTCGTCTACCGCCGCTCCTTCCTCCAGAACAAGGGCCTCACCGCCGACGAGATCGACGAGGCCTTCCGACGAGTCCCC GATCCGCCGCCCACCACCGCGTCCCCTCCCACCCAGACCCAGACCCAGGCCCCCGCCGCAGCCGCGCCTCCGCAAGCGTACGCGCAGCCAGCGGCGGGGCCTATCGTCGTCGCCGCGCCGCAGCCCAGGCTCACCTGGTACCGCGCCTTCGTCGCCGCCGGGCTGCTGCTCGGCTTCGGAGCCAGCGCCGCCGTCTTTGTCAAG AAGCTGCTCCTTCCTAGGCTCAAGTCATGGATCCGCAGGGTCGTCGCTGAGGGCGATGAGGCCACCGAGCTCAAGGCCAAGATCGACGAGGAGACCAGGGAGGCCGTCAAGGCCTCCGCGACGGCCGTTTCCGCCATCGCCCAGACCAACCAGGAGTTGCTCGCTTCAAAGGACGAAG AAAAGAAGATACTTGTGACTTTGACGCAGGCCCTGGATTCCCAAGCAAAGGTGTTGAAATCGCTGAGCGAGTCGTTGAGCCATAGCAGGGACTCCGTAAATATTACAAGGGAGGACAGGTTTTCGCACTACCGGCCATTGGAGGAGCATGCCCCCTCTGCCGCGAGGAATG GGCCTGTTAACACTCCATGGAGACCTCCTCAG CAACCTAATATGTATGGTGCCCCAAACAGTGACTTCGGCTCAG GGAGGCCTTCGTTCGCGCCAGCACCTACTGAACCTACCTCTGGATCATATTCAAGATCGTATGTCGAG CAGACAGTACAGCGAGGGGATAATAGGTCTTCTGGGACCAAG ACGCAGCAGGCATTGGAGATGCTGCAACACGCAGAGCAAAAGCTTGCTTATAGATCCAACGCCTACTTGAGCGAGGATGGATCGTACCCTCAAGCTCAGGACAACTATGCCCCCTCGTACCACCAGAACGGGAAGGCCCCTGATTTCCACGCAGAGGAGCCGAGGCCGCTGGCGTACGGCGGCGGTGTTGTGGAAAGGCCGCCGCCTCAGCGCCAGTGGGTCCCCCCTCAGCCCCCGGGTGTCGCCATGCCGGAAGCGGCGGCCGCCATCCGTCAACAGAAGTCCCTTACAAAGCAATCTTCAAGCGACACGTCCGAGGCTGCTGGTGAGGTGCAGGTGAACGGCGCCGCGAGCTCGCCTTCCGTCGCCGCCGTTGAGGTGCCGGTTAATGGGAGTGCCGCGAGTGATGCTGGACGCAGCGAGATCGAAGAGCAGCAGGCGGAAGCCGTCTAA
- the LOC123179747 gene encoding peroxisomal membrane protein PEX14 isoform X3, protein MDSNPPSPPPPQAAGDGGGGEKQQLAFEAPPQPVREEYVQNAVKFLSHPKVRGSAVVYRRSFLQNKGLTADEIDEAFRRVPDPPPTTASPPTQTQTQAPAAAAPPQAYAQPAAGPIVVAAPQPRLTWYRAFVAAGLLLGFGASAAVFVKKLLLPRLKSWIRRVVAEGDEATELKAKIDEETREAVKASATAVSAIAQTNQELLASKDEEKKILVTLTQALDSQAKVLKSLSESLSHSRDSVNITREDRFSHYRPLEEHAPSAARNGPVNTPWRPPQQPNMYGAPNSDFGSGRPSFAPAPTEPTSGSYSRSYVETVQRGDNRSSGTKTQQALEMLQHAEQKLAYRSNAYLSEDGSYPQAQDNYAPSYHQNGKAPDFHAEEPRPLAYGGGVVERPPPQRQWVPPQPPGVAMPEAAAAIRQQKSLTKQSSSDTSEAAGEVQVNGAASSPSVAAVEVPVNGSAASDAGRSEIEEQQAEAV, encoded by the exons ATGGACTCCaatccgccgtcgccgccgccgccgcaag cagcaggagacggcggcggcggcgagaagcAGCAGCTGGCTTTCGAGGCGCCGCCGCAGCCGGTGAGGGAGGAGTACGTGCAGAACGCCGTCAAGTTCCTCTCCCACCCCAAGGTCAGGGGCTCCGCCGTCGTCTACCGCCGCTCCTTCCTCCAGAACAAGGGCCTCACCGCCGACGAGATCGACGAGGCCTTCCGACGAGTCCCC GATCCGCCGCCCACCACCGCGTCCCCTCCCACCCAGACCCAGACCCAGGCCCCCGCCGCAGCCGCGCCTCCGCAAGCGTACGCGCAGCCAGCGGCGGGGCCTATCGTCGTCGCCGCGCCGCAGCCCAGGCTCACCTGGTACCGCGCCTTCGTCGCCGCCGGGCTGCTGCTCGGCTTCGGAGCCAGCGCCGCCGTCTTTGTCAAG AAGCTGCTCCTTCCTAGGCTCAAGTCATGGATCCGCAGGGTCGTCGCTGAGGGCGATGAGGCCACCGAGCTCAAGGCCAAGATCGACGAGGAGACCAGGGAGGCCGTCAAGGCCTCCGCGACGGCCGTTTCCGCCATCGCCCAGACCAACCAGGAGTTGCTCGCTTCAAAGGACGAAG AAAAGAAGATACTTGTGACTTTGACGCAGGCCCTGGATTCCCAAGCAAAGGTGTTGAAATCGCTGAGCGAGTCGTTGAGCCATAGCAGGGACTCCGTAAATATTACAAGGGAGGACAGGTTTTCGCACTACCGGCCATTGGAGGAGCATGCCCCCTCTGCCGCGAGGAATG GGCCTGTTAACACTCCATGGAGACCTCCTCAG CAACCTAATATGTATGGTGCCCCAAACAGTGACTTCGGCTCAG GGAGGCCTTCGTTCGCGCCAGCACCTACTGAACCTACCTCTGGATCATATTCAAGATCGTATGTCGAG ACAGTACAGCGAGGGGATAATAGGTCTTCTGGGACCAAG ACGCAGCAGGCATTGGAGATGCTGCAACACGCAGAGCAAAAGCTTGCTTATAGATCCAACGCCTACTTGAGCGAGGATGGATCGTACCCTCAAGCTCAGGACAACTATGCCCCCTCGTACCACCAGAACGGGAAGGCCCCTGATTTCCACGCAGAGGAGCCGAGGCCGCTGGCGTACGGCGGCGGTGTTGTGGAAAGGCCGCCGCCTCAGCGCCAGTGGGTCCCCCCTCAGCCCCCGGGTGTCGCCATGCCGGAAGCGGCGGCCGCCATCCGTCAACAGAAGTCCCTTACAAAGCAATCTTCAAGCGACACGTCCGAGGCTGCTGGTGAGGTGCAGGTGAACGGCGCCGCGAGCTCGCCTTCCGTCGCCGCCGTTGAGGTGCCGGTTAATGGGAGTGCCGCGAGTGATGCTGGACGCAGCGAGATCGAAGAGCAGCAGGCGGAAGCCGTCTAA
- the LOC123179747 gene encoding peroxisomal membrane protein PEX14 isoform X1, which produces MDSNPPSPPPPQAAGDGGGGEKQQLAFEAPPQPVREEYVQNAVKFLSHPKVRGSAVVYRRSFLQNKGLTADEIDEAFRRVPDPPPTTASPPTQTQTQAPAAAAPPQAYAQPAAGPIVVAAPQPRLTWYRAFVAAGLLLGFGASAAVFVKKLLLPRLKSWIRRVVAEGDEATELKAKIDEETREAVKASATAVSAIAQTNQELLASKDEEKKILVTLTQALDSQAKVLKSLSESLSHSRDSVNITREDRFSHYRPLEEHAPSAARNGPVNTPWRPPQQPNMYGAPNSDFGSGRPSFAPAPTEPTSGSYSRSYVEQTVQRGDNRSSGTKTQQALEMLQHAEQKLAYRSNAYLSEDGSYPQAQDNYAPSYHQNGKAPDFHAEEPRPLAYGGGVVERPPPQRQWVPPQPPGVAMPEAAAAIRQQKSLTKQSSSDTSEAAGEVQVNGAASSPSVAAVEVPVNGSAASDAGRSEIEEQQAEAV; this is translated from the exons ATGGACTCCaatccgccgtcgccgccgccgccgcaag cagcaggagacggcggcggcggcgagaagcAGCAGCTGGCTTTCGAGGCGCCGCCGCAGCCGGTGAGGGAGGAGTACGTGCAGAACGCCGTCAAGTTCCTCTCCCACCCCAAGGTCAGGGGCTCCGCCGTCGTCTACCGCCGCTCCTTCCTCCAGAACAAGGGCCTCACCGCCGACGAGATCGACGAGGCCTTCCGACGAGTCCCC GATCCGCCGCCCACCACCGCGTCCCCTCCCACCCAGACCCAGACCCAGGCCCCCGCCGCAGCCGCGCCTCCGCAAGCGTACGCGCAGCCAGCGGCGGGGCCTATCGTCGTCGCCGCGCCGCAGCCCAGGCTCACCTGGTACCGCGCCTTCGTCGCCGCCGGGCTGCTGCTCGGCTTCGGAGCCAGCGCCGCCGTCTTTGTCAAG AAGCTGCTCCTTCCTAGGCTCAAGTCATGGATCCGCAGGGTCGTCGCTGAGGGCGATGAGGCCACCGAGCTCAAGGCCAAGATCGACGAGGAGACCAGGGAGGCCGTCAAGGCCTCCGCGACGGCCGTTTCCGCCATCGCCCAGACCAACCAGGAGTTGCTCGCTTCAAAGGACGAAG AAAAGAAGATACTTGTGACTTTGACGCAGGCCCTGGATTCCCAAGCAAAGGTGTTGAAATCGCTGAGCGAGTCGTTGAGCCATAGCAGGGACTCCGTAAATATTACAAGGGAGGACAGGTTTTCGCACTACCGGCCATTGGAGGAGCATGCCCCCTCTGCCGCGAGGAATG GGCCTGTTAACACTCCATGGAGACCTCCTCAG CAACCTAATATGTATGGTGCCCCAAACAGTGACTTCGGCTCAG GGAGGCCTTCGTTCGCGCCAGCACCTACTGAACCTACCTCTGGATCATATTCAAGATCGTATGTCGAG CAGACAGTACAGCGAGGGGATAATAGGTCTTCTGGGACCAAG ACGCAGCAGGCATTGGAGATGCTGCAACACGCAGAGCAAAAGCTTGCTTATAGATCCAACGCCTACTTGAGCGAGGATGGATCGTACCCTCAAGCTCAGGACAACTATGCCCCCTCGTACCACCAGAACGGGAAGGCCCCTGATTTCCACGCAGAGGAGCCGAGGCCGCTGGCGTACGGCGGCGGTGTTGTGGAAAGGCCGCCGCCTCAGCGCCAGTGGGTCCCCCCTCAGCCCCCGGGTGTCGCCATGCCGGAAGCGGCGGCCGCCATCCGTCAACAGAAGTCCCTTACAAAGCAATCTTCAAGCGACACGTCCGAGGCTGCTGGTGAGGTGCAGGTGAACGGCGCCGCGAGCTCGCCTTCCGTCGCCGCCGTTGAGGTGCCGGTTAATGGGAGTGCCGCGAGTGATGCTGGACGCAGCGAGATCGAAGAGCAGCAGGCGGAAGCCGTCTAA